In Sceloporus undulatus isolate JIND9_A2432 ecotype Alabama chromosome 7, SceUnd_v1.1, whole genome shotgun sequence, one DNA window encodes the following:
- the MYMK gene encoding protein myomaker: MGSLVAKLLLPTVSSLAFLPTISIAAKRQFHMEAMVYFFTMFFVSIYHACDGPGLAILCFMQYDLLEYFSIYGTALSMWVSLIALAEFDEPKRSTFVMFGVLTIAVRIYHDRWGYGVYSGPIGTAVLMITVKWLQKMKEKKGLYPDKSVYTQQIGPGFCFGALALMLRFFFEEWDYTYVHSFYHCALAMSFVLLLPKVNKKAGNGGAPAKLDCSTLCCCV; encoded by the exons ATGGGTTCTCTGGTTGCCAAGTTGCTCCTGCCAACAGTCAGCAGCCTGGCTTTCCTCCCGACAATCAGCATTGCAGCCAAGAGGCAATTCCACATGGAAGCCATGGTCTATTTCTTCACCATGTTCTTTGTATCG ATTTACCATGCGTGCGACGGACCTGGTTTAGCCATTCTCTGTTTCATGCAATACGATCTCCTGGAGTATTTCAGCATTTATGGGACCGCTTTATCCATGTGGGTGTCACTGATAG CCCTGGCAGAGTTTGATGAACCAAAGCGGTCAACCTTTGTGATGTTCGGAGTACTCACCATAGCGGTCAGGATCTACCATGACCGGTGGGGATACGGCGTCTATTCAGGACCCATTGGAACAGCTGTCCTCATGATAACAGTGAAATGG TTGCAGAagatgaaagagaagaaagggcTGTATCCAGACAAAAGTGTCTACACCCAGCAGATTGGGCCCGGCTTCTGCTTCGGAGCTCTTGCTTTGATGCTGAGGTTCTTTTTCGAG GAATGGGATTATACTTATGTCCACAGCTTCTACCACTGTGCCTTGGCCATGTCTTTTGTCCTTCTCCTGCCCAAAGTGAACAAGAAAGCCGGGAACGGTGGCGCTCCTGCGAAGCTGGACTGTTCAACGCTTTGCTGTTGTGTTTGA